One Solanum lycopersicum chromosome 4, SLM_r2.1 DNA window includes the following coding sequences:
- the LOC101265634 gene encoding DNA N(6)-methyladenine demethylase ALKBH1A, producing the protein MYGPTEDAERTAFRMAEKKYKLYYDNTRKKKQPRPVDLSDVTDFKSISEAYHRNAELPSGIFPIHCDLHTPIFCLESHPGFYFIPGALPVEEQCRWIKESLTSFPQPPNRTNHNAIYGPLQDLFAAAKDNKVLIQEEQYCGTNNSEVEIIENDINVPTWNFFDQSGALSKGVTCKSVLASVLLRKLRWSTLGLQFDWSKRSYNISLPHNKIPDALCLLAERMAAPTLPLGEVFQAEAAIVNYFGLGDTLGGHLDDMEKDWSKPIVSMSLGCKGIFLIGGKSREVPPLAMFVRSGDVILMAGQARECFHGVPRIFTDKENAEISSLELLFSDEEDSALLEYIKTSRININIRQVF; encoded by the exons ATGTACGGTCCCACAGAAGATGCAGAGCGAACCGCTTTCAGGATGGCTGAAAAGAAATACAAGCTGTATTACGACAATACCCGAAA GAAAAAGCAACCCAGACCAGTAGATTTGTCTGACGTTACTGATTTCAAGTCAATTTCAGAGGCTTACCACAGAAATGCTGAACTTCCCTCAGGCATTTTCCCAATTCATTGCGATCTCCATACTCCTATCTTCTGCTTGGAAAGTCATCCCG GGTTTTATTTCATTCCTGGAGCATTACCCGTTGAGGAGCAATGCCGGTGGATAAAGGAGAGTTTAACAAGCTTTCCCCAACCTCCTAACAGGACCAACCACAATGCAATTTATGGGCCTCTACAGGACTTATTTGCTGCTGCCAAGGATAATAAAGTTTTAATTCAAGAGGAGCAGTACTGTGGAACCAATAATTCTGAGGTGGAAATCATTGAAAACGACATAAATGTTCCCACATGGAACTTTTTTGATCAATCAGGTGCATTATCCAAAGGAGTTACATGCAAATCAGTGTTAGCCTCTGTTTTGCTTCGTAAGTTACGGTGGAGCACCCTTGGCTTGCAGTTTGACTGGTCGAAG CGGAGCTATAATATTTCTCTGCCTCACAACAAGATACCTGATGCACTTTGCCTACTGGCTGAAAGAATGGCAGCACCTACCCTGCCATTAGGTGAAGTGTTCCAGGCAGAAGCAGCAATTGTCAATTACTTTGGTCTAG GTGACACACTTGGTGGCCACCTTGATGACATGGAGAAGGATTGGAGTAAGCCTATTGTTAGCATGAG CTTGGGCTGTAAAGGCATTTTCCTTATCGGGGGAAAGTCTAGGGAGGTTCCACCTCTTGCAATGTTTGTTCGAAGTGGTGATGTTATTCTTATGGCAGGACAAGCAAGGGAATGCTTCCATG GTGTCCCTAGGATCTTCACTGATAAAGAAAATGCTGAGATATCCTCCCTTGAATTGCTGTTTTCTGATGAAGAGGATTCTGCTTTGTTGGAGTACATTAAGACTTCTAGAATCAACATCAATATTAGACAAGTATTCTAA
- the LOC101265327 gene encoding probable receptor-like protein kinase At1g80640 — MDKNRRLLIALIVASTALGLIFIFIILFWIFHKRFHTSDVVKGMSRKTLVSLMDYNILESATNKFKETEILGEGGFGCVYKAKLEDNFYVAVKKLTQNSIKEFETELELLSQMQHPNIISLLGYCIHSETRLLVYELMQNGSLETQLHGPSRGSALTWHRRIKIALDAARGIEYLHEQRHPPVIHRDLKSSNILLDSNFNAKLSDFGLAVLSGAQNKNNIKLSGTIGYVAPEYMLDGKLSDKSDVYGFGVVLLELLLGRRPVEKEAATECQSIVTWAMPQLTDRSKLPNIVDPVIQNTMDLKHLYQVAAVALLCVQPEPSYRPLITDVLHSLIPLLPTQLGGTLPPSYC, encoded by the exons aTGGATAAAAATAGAAGGCTGTTGATAGCACTCATTGTAGCTTCTACTGCATTAGGACTAATCTTTATCTTCATCATTTTATTCTGGATTTTTCACAAAAGATTTCACACCTCAG ATGTTGTGAAGGGAATGAGTAGGAAAACATTGGTTTCTTTAATGGACTACAACATACTTGAATCAGCCAccaacaaatttaaagaaaCTGAGATTTTAGGTGAGGGGGGTTTTGGATGTGTGTACAAAGCTAAATTGGAAGACAATTTTTATGTAGCTGTCAAGAAACTAACCCAAAATTCCATTAAAGAATTTGAG ACTGAGTTAGAGTTGTTGAGTCAAATGCAACATCCcaatattatttcattgttGGGATATTGCATCCACAGTGAAACAAGATTGCTTGTCTATGAACTCATGCAAAATGGATCACTAGAAACTCAATTACATG GGCCTTCCCGTGGATCAGCATTAACTTGGCATCGCAGGATAAAAATTGCCCTTGATGCAGCAAG AGGAATAGAATATTTACATGAGCAGCGCCATCCCCCTGTAATTCATAGAGATCTGAAATCATCTAATATTCTTTTAGATTCCAACTTCAATGCAAAG CTGTCAGATTTTGGTCTTGCTGTGTTGAGTGGGgctcaaaacaaaaacaatatcaAGCTTTCTGGAACTATAGGTTATGTAGCGCCTGAATACATGTTAGATG GAAAATTAAGTGATAAAAGTGATGTTTATGGTTTTGGAGTAGTACTTTTGGAGCTGTTATTGGGAAGGCGGCCTGTAGAAAAGGAGGCAGCCACTGAATGTCAGTCTATAGTGACATGG GCCATGCCTCAGCTGACAGATAGATCAAAGCTTCCAAACATTGTTGATCCTGTCATACAAAACACAATGGATTTAAAGCATTTGTATCAG GTTGCTGCAGTTGCTCTATTATGTGTTCAGCCAGAGCCAAGCTATCGTCCCCTAATAACCGATGTATTACATTCCTTAATTCCCCTTCTTCCCACACAATTAGGTGGGACGCTACCGCCTTCTTACTGCTGA